In Deltaproteobacteria bacterium, the genomic window CGAGCCGGATCGTAGCACAATCCTTTCAAGGCGAGCCGCCCGATACGGGCGGGTTCGACAAGCGGGAGACCGGAACGGGGTCGAGCGGGCTGTTGATGGATCACCGAATGCGCAGGGGAGTGCGGGCGTACGTCACCGTCCCTCTCGACACCGCCACGGGGCAGAGCGTTTTGCTCCACGCCTTGTTTTCCGAACGAGAACGGGCGCGATCGAGAGTTGCGTTCGGCCTGGGTCTCGCTATCATCGGGCTCATCGTCGCACTGCTCGTCATACCCGTGTCACGCCTCATCACCAAGCCCGTGAACCGGCTGAGAAGCTCGGCGCTGCGCATCGCAGACGGAGACCTCGACCATCGCGTCGACCTCAGAAGCAGGGACGAAATCGGCGAATTGGGGCAGGCCTTCAACCACATGGCGGATAAGTTGTGGGGCCTGATCCAAAGCGGCAAAAAGCTCACGGCTCATGTTTCGCACGAACTGAGAAGTCCTTTGGCCAGAATCCGTGTGGCGGAAGAGCTGATTCGGGACAAGATCGAGCAGCAGGCCTACGACAGCTGCGAACCGTATTTAGACAGCATCAGGGAAGAAATCGGCGAGCTGGATCGATTGATCGGACGCATCCTCGAACTGTCCAAACTGGATCTCGAAGACGACCGGCGCGCCAGGCAACGGCTGGATCTGACAGCCATACTCAAAGAAGTGCTATCGCGCTTCGCACCGGCCTTTCGTCAAAAAAGTCTGCGAATCGCCTCGGATCTCCCGCAAAGCGCCTCGATATTCGGTCAAAGAGACGACCTTCTGTCGGCGTTTTCCAACCTCTTTGACAACGCCGCCAAATTCACGCCCGAGGAAGGTGATTTCAACGTCAAAATCCAAGTGGAAACCGCGGGTATCCATATCACTCTGACCAACACCAGCGAGGCCCTGCCCGAAGAGGAGCTGACTCGCATCTTCGATCCCTTTTATCGTATTGTCGAATCCGATATCCCAGGGTCGGGACTGGGGCTGTCCATCACCCGAAGGATCATCGAGAAGCACGGCGGCCGCATACAAGCGTTTAATTCAGCGGAAGGATTCAAGATAGAGATCATTCTACCTCTGGGGGGCGGCGCCCCGGGGTAGGGGCGTACTGCAATACGCCCCTACCGAGTCCATTTCCCTCGCGGTTTGCGTCGAAGGCGCGTGCATGGGTCTATGTTTTTTGTCGCGGACCTGAACAGTTGCGGCGCGAAAGCGACGCAAGCCTCTCAGAGGATTTTGGAAGGGGTCTGGGGAAACCTTTTGCAAAAGGTTTCCCCAGATTATCCATGAGATCAATCAGATATACGGCTCCCGAATCAGAACGTGCGGACCGTGTCGATGAAGCAACCGCCCGAGCCCTCCCCCCGGCCCGACTTTTCTCCTCCGGATATCGGCACGTCCACCTCGACCTCGACCGTGGTATTCTGCAAAAACTGTGTGTAGGGGAAAAAGATATGTTTTTTGCCGTCGTTTTCCCTTCCGCAGCAAAAATCCAGCGGATGACTGAACTTCGAGAACTGCACGTTATTCGCAAACGTATTCACCCCGAGCCAGTCGAGGAACAGGGTGGATGAGCAGTTGTAAGTCTGGGTATAGGTCTTGCCGCCGTCGCCTCCATCGTAGAAATCCACGGGGGTGATGCGGTAATCCACTTTCTCGTACACAAACTCGACCAGGCCTACGCAGGTGAAATCGCCCGATCCGGGACCCGTCTGCCGGTGAAAGGTGAGATCGTAGTTTTTTCCCACCTGTTCCTTGGCGATCAGCAGGATCTGGTCTTTGCGCTCCTGAGGCCAGACGGCGGGATCATTGTACGTCACCGGAACCTTGGCTCCCAGAACTTGATACCCATCCGCCAGTTCTTCCTCGGACAGGAATCGGACGGCGTCCACCTCCTCGATTCCGGTCTGCACCGCGTGGATGACCCGGTTATCTCCGATGTAGAGGCCCGCATGGCCGGAACCCAGATCCTCGATCACGAGCTGCAGAGCCGAGCACGGCAATTCGAGCACGTCCCGGGCTCCGTATAACGTGCCCCCGGATCCGGTATGGTAGAGGATGGCTCCCTTCTCGAGCCCGAAGGAGGTTCCCGCCGGCAGCAACATAAGCATCGCAACCAAAAGAACCGATTTTTTCATGGCGCCACCCTCTCCGCCGCCTTGCGCACCAGGACGGACGAGTCCTTGAGCGCCGCTTTCAGCGCCTCGATGGTGGCGGGACTCAGCGATTTGAACATGCTCAGAGACAGAACCGCATTGTACCGAACCAGAGGCTCGGGGTCCTTGACCAAGGTACGCGTCAGCGCTTCCTGGGCCGCAGGATCCTCGAGCCGGCCCAACGATTGAACCGTCTCCGCCCGCACCATGCGATCCTTTTCCACGTCCAGGTGCGCGGTCAACACGGATACGGCATTGGAGCCTTTCAGTTCCCCGAGGGCCTGTACGGCTTTGAACCGGATCATGGGGTTCGGGCTTGCCAACGCTCCGGAAAGCAGATCGAGGGACTCGACGGCATGCATGTCCCCGAAGTGAAGCAGGATCGTGTACAAGAGATTCTCGCCCGAGCCGGGATCATTGTACACGTTTTCAAAGGCCGCCAGGATCTCGGCCCTGGGCTCGCCCAGGCGCGCCAAGGCCCTCGCAGCGAAAGACCGTACGCCTTCGTCCTCGGAGACGTTACTCAGGATGCTCAGTAACGGCGCCGCAGCGCCCTCATCGCCGGACGATCCCAACGCATCGATGGCCACCAGACGGTCTCGCAGGTTCGCTGAAGGATCCTGAGCCCGGGACAGGAGTTCGGATAGATCGCCGGCCGGCACGGGCCATGGCGAGAAGAACAGGCTCAAGGATCCGGCTATGATGAAGACTAGGAACGCACTCGTACGCTGCATGATGGTTCTCCGTTGTTGGAGGTTATGGAAACGATTTCGGTCCTGGCGCGTGTTGAATGGAGACTCGAATGGAAACGGGCTTGCATCTCAAGTCACATGAAGTTTGTTGGGTTCAAAGAGAATGGCAAGGGCCTTCCTGTAACAGAGATTATAGTACCTGAGACGCCTCTGTTTCAATGGCGCAGGTGATATTTACCGTACATTCCTCGAGGCCGACCGCGAACTGCCGGCGGGACTGGGACGGCGGGCCGGGCGAACACAACTGAAAACGTCATCGCTTTCGATTGAGGAACTCTGATAGCCGGCGACTATCCGCCGGCCACGGGCGGGAAAACGGCCAGCAAGTCACCGTTTCGGAGGGGGGTGTCGAGGCCGTGAAGAAGATGCCGGTAGTGCCTTCCATTGACCAGGATCGGGTTTTCCGGTCTGGGGTCCCCGGTTTCCGGATCGAACATCACCCGGCGGAATTCAGGACCGCAGCGCAGGCACAGTTCGTCCAACGCCTGCCTTATGGTCGG contains:
- a CDS encoding HAMP domain-containing histidine kinase produces the protein SRIVAQSFQGEPPDTGGFDKRETGTGSSGLLMDHRMRRGVRAYVTVPLDTATGQSVLLHALFSERERARSRVAFGLGLAIIGLIVALLVIPVSRLITKPVNRLRSSALRIADGDLDHRVDLRSRDEIGELGQAFNHMADKLWGLIQSGKKLTAHVSHELRSPLARIRVAEELIRDKIEQQAYDSCEPYLDSIREEIGELDRLIGRILELSKLDLEDDRRARQRLDLTAILKEVLSRFAPAFRQKSLRIASDLPQSASIFGQRDDLLSAFSNLFDNAAKFTPEEGDFNVKIQVETAGIHITLTNTSEALPEEELTRIFDPFYRIVESDIPGSGLGLSITRRIIEKHGGRIQAFNSAEGFKIEIILPLGGGAPG
- a CDS encoding HEAT repeat domain-containing protein, which codes for MQRTSAFLVFIIAGSLSLFFSPWPVPAGDLSELLSRAQDPSANLRDRLVAIDALGSSGDEGAAAPLLSILSNVSEDEGVRSFAARALARLGEPRAEILAAFENVYNDPGSGENLLYTILLHFGDMHAVESLDLLSGALASPNPMIRFKAVQALGELKGSNAVSVLTAHLDVEKDRMVRAETVQSLGRLEDPAAQEALTRTLVKDPEPLVRYNAVLSLSMFKSLSPATIEALKAALKDSSVLVRKAAERVAP
- a CDS encoding MoaD family protein, with protein sequence MKIRVKGFLSVKGVMGRGGEIDLDLPEPTIRQALDELCLRCGPEFRRVMFDPETGDPRPENPILVNGRHYRHLLHGLDTPLRNGDLLAVFPPVAGG